The proteins below come from a single Triticum aestivum cultivar Chinese Spring chromosome 5D, IWGSC CS RefSeq v2.1, whole genome shotgun sequence genomic window:
- the LOC123123020 gene encoding TOM1-like protein 9 isoform X1: MPSSSSSSSVQRATSDALIGPDWATNLEICDTLNRDPGQTKDVVKSLKKRIAHKNSKVQLLALTLLETMIKNCGDIVHMHVAERDILREMVKIVKKRPDYHVKEKILTLIDTWQEFFGGARSKYPQYYASYQDLLRAGAVFPQRSNGSVPIFTPAQTQPLQNYPPALRDADHEAPESSAQDFPATSLADIQNARGIMDVLSEMLNALDPSKRQELRQDVIVDLVDQCRTYKQRVVQLVNSTSDEGLLSQGLCLNDDLQRVLAKHDAIAAGIAVPVEKQRSLHSTLAKPDTTKEAVQRSSATTSSASKQSPSEQLALPAPAPRSSSSAKAIVAAPAPSFDLLSGDDYIKPEPENSLALVPVSEYSASDQNVLALADMFQQNSVAANNRNHNQLTNSFVSPASRANPAPVHPTLPQQPTTYSNGDIVPYGQQSQPNVTRSWNGQPAYGVDSQRQALNYGVEDQNRGLPPPPWEIQHLTGNQPQQAQSGQGFMSTQQMPGGMRLPPVLGAQQAPQFVPNMQYGGMYPNSMQINQGMGMNSQPIVGGQFYGMNYQQSYAVQMAGYGYVHQSGGYYIPNAAYAYTSANELSQRMNGATSSFSLKQQNKASRPEDSLFGDLLSIAKMKQSKPAAGKVGGL, from the exons AtgccgtcgtcctcctcctcctcctcggtccaACGCGCGACGAGCGACGCGCTCATCGGCCCCGACTGGGCGACCAACCTCGAGATCTGCGACACCCTCAACCGCGATCCAGG CCAAACAAAAGATGTTGTCAAGTCTCTCAAGAAGCGCATTGCTCACAAGAACTCAAAGGTCCAGCTTCTCGCTCTCACG TTGTTGGAGACAATGATTAAAAATTGTGGGGACATTGTCCATATGCATGTTGCTGAGAGAGACATACTTCGTGAAATGGTGAAGATAGTAAAGAAAAGG CCTGATTATCATGTAAAAGAGAAGATTCTCACGCTGATCGACACTTGGCAAGAATTTTTTGGCGGCGCACGTTCAAAATATCCGCAATACTATGCATCATACCAGGACCTTTTG CGTGCCGGAGCTGTATTTCCTCAAAGATCAAATGGATCTGTGCCAATATTTACTCCTGCGCAGACTCAGCCTCTACAAAACTATCCTCCTGCTCTACGCGATGCTGACCACGAGGCTCCTGAATCGTCAGCGCAGGATTTTCCTGCCACAAG CCTGGCAGATATTCAGAATGCACGGGGTATCATGGACGTTCTTTCGGAGATGTTGAATGCTTTAGATCCTAGTAAAAGACAG GAACTTCGTCAGGATGTCATCGTTGACCTTGTGGATCAGTGCCGTACATACAAGCAGAGAGTCGTGCAGCTTGTCAACAGTACCTC GGACGAGGGGTTGCTCAGCCAGGGTCTTTGTTTGAATGATGATCTGCAGCGTGTTTTAGCAAAACACGACGCTATTGCTGCAGGCATAGCGGTTCCGGTGGAGAAGCAGAGATCGCTCCATTCCACGCTAGCGAAGCCAGATACTACAAAAGAAGCAGTTCAAAG GTCTTCagcaactacttcaagtgcaagcaAGCAGTCACCCTCAGAACAATTGGCGCTTCCCGCGCCGGCACCTCGATCATCTAGCAGTGCAAAAGCTATTGTTGCAGCACCAGCTCCTAGTTTCGACCTCCTTAGTGGAGATGACTACATCAAACCTGAACCTGAAAACTCGCTGGCGCTTGTTCCTGTCAGTGAATACTCAGCTTCAGACCAGAATGTATTGGCCCTTGCAGACATGTTCCAACAAAATAGTGTTGCTGCCAACAATAGAAACCATAACCAGCTTACAAACTCTTTTGTTTCCCCTGCATCTCGAGCAAACCCTGCTCCAGTGCACCCTACTCTGCCTCAGCAACCCACTACTTATTCAAACGGGGACATCGTACCTTACGGTCAACAATCTCAACCGAACGTCACAAGGTCATGGAATGGGCAGCCTGCTTATGGAGTGGATTCTCAACGGCAAGCACTAAATTATG GTGTAGAGGATCAGAACAGAGGCCTTCCACCACCACCCTGGGAAATTCAGCACTTGACGGGTAACCAACCCCAACAAGCACAAAGTGGTCAAGGATTCATGTCAACACAACAAATGCCAGGAGGTATGCGCTTGCCACCGGTGCTCGGCGCGCAGCAAGCACCACAGTTTGTGCCGAACATGCAATACGGGGGCATGTACCCGAATTCGATGCAAATCAACCAAGGAATGGGCATGAACTCCCAACCGATTGTCGGCGGACAGTTTTATGGGATGAACTATCAACAGTCATATGCAGTTCAAATGGCCGGTTATGGGTATGTGCACCAATCTGGAGGCTACTACATCCCGAACGCCGCATATGCGTATACCAGTGCAAATGAACTTTCTCAGAGAATGAATGGTGCAACGTCATCCTTTTCTCTGAAGCAGCAGAATAAAGCAAGCAGGCCAGAAGACTCGCTCTTTGGCGATCTTCTTAGCATAGCCAAAATGAAGCAGAGCAAACCTGCAGCTGGTAAGGTCGGTGGCTTGTAA
- the LOC123123020 gene encoding TOM1-like protein 9 isoform X2, translating to MPSSSSSSSVQRATSDALIGPDWATNLEICDTLNRDPGQTKDVVKSLKKRIAHKNSKVQLLALTRAGAVFPQRSNGSVPIFTPAQTQPLQNYPPALRDADHEAPESSAQDFPATSLADIQNARGIMDVLSEMLNALDPSKRQELRQDVIVDLVDQCRTYKQRVVQLVNSTSDEGLLSQGLCLNDDLQRVLAKHDAIAAGIAVPVEKQRSLHSTLAKPDTTKEAVQRSSATTSSASKQSPSEQLALPAPAPRSSSSAKAIVAAPAPSFDLLSGDDYIKPEPENSLALVPVSEYSASDQNVLALADMFQQNSVAANNRNHNQLTNSFVSPASRANPAPVHPTLPQQPTTYSNGDIVPYGQQSQPNVTRSWNGQPAYGVDSQRQALNYGVEDQNRGLPPPPWEIQHLTGNQPQQAQSGQGFMSTQQMPGGMRLPPVLGAQQAPQFVPNMQYGGMYPNSMQINQGMGMNSQPIVGGQFYGMNYQQSYAVQMAGYGYVHQSGGYYIPNAAYAYTSANELSQRMNGATSSFSLKQQNKASRPEDSLFGDLLSIAKMKQSKPAAGKVGGL from the exons AtgccgtcgtcctcctcctcctcctcggtccaACGCGCGACGAGCGACGCGCTCATCGGCCCCGACTGGGCGACCAACCTCGAGATCTGCGACACCCTCAACCGCGATCCAGG CCAAACAAAAGATGTTGTCAAGTCTCTCAAGAAGCGCATTGCTCACAAGAACTCAAAGGTCCAGCTTCTCGCTCTCACG CGTGCCGGAGCTGTATTTCCTCAAAGATCAAATGGATCTGTGCCAATATTTACTCCTGCGCAGACTCAGCCTCTACAAAACTATCCTCCTGCTCTACGCGATGCTGACCACGAGGCTCCTGAATCGTCAGCGCAGGATTTTCCTGCCACAAG CCTGGCAGATATTCAGAATGCACGGGGTATCATGGACGTTCTTTCGGAGATGTTGAATGCTTTAGATCCTAGTAAAAGACAG GAACTTCGTCAGGATGTCATCGTTGACCTTGTGGATCAGTGCCGTACATACAAGCAGAGAGTCGTGCAGCTTGTCAACAGTACCTC GGACGAGGGGTTGCTCAGCCAGGGTCTTTGTTTGAATGATGATCTGCAGCGTGTTTTAGCAAAACACGACGCTATTGCTGCAGGCATAGCGGTTCCGGTGGAGAAGCAGAGATCGCTCCATTCCACGCTAGCGAAGCCAGATACTACAAAAGAAGCAGTTCAAAG GTCTTCagcaactacttcaagtgcaagcaAGCAGTCACCCTCAGAACAATTGGCGCTTCCCGCGCCGGCACCTCGATCATCTAGCAGTGCAAAAGCTATTGTTGCAGCACCAGCTCCTAGTTTCGACCTCCTTAGTGGAGATGACTACATCAAACCTGAACCTGAAAACTCGCTGGCGCTTGTTCCTGTCAGTGAATACTCAGCTTCAGACCAGAATGTATTGGCCCTTGCAGACATGTTCCAACAAAATAGTGTTGCTGCCAACAATAGAAACCATAACCAGCTTACAAACTCTTTTGTTTCCCCTGCATCTCGAGCAAACCCTGCTCCAGTGCACCCTACTCTGCCTCAGCAACCCACTACTTATTCAAACGGGGACATCGTACCTTACGGTCAACAATCTCAACCGAACGTCACAAGGTCATGGAATGGGCAGCCTGCTTATGGAGTGGATTCTCAACGGCAAGCACTAAATTATG GTGTAGAGGATCAGAACAGAGGCCTTCCACCACCACCCTGGGAAATTCAGCACTTGACGGGTAACCAACCCCAACAAGCACAAAGTGGTCAAGGATTCATGTCAACACAACAAATGCCAGGAGGTATGCGCTTGCCACCGGTGCTCGGCGCGCAGCAAGCACCACAGTTTGTGCCGAACATGCAATACGGGGGCATGTACCCGAATTCGATGCAAATCAACCAAGGAATGGGCATGAACTCCCAACCGATTGTCGGCGGACAGTTTTATGGGATGAACTATCAACAGTCATATGCAGTTCAAATGGCCGGTTATGGGTATGTGCACCAATCTGGAGGCTACTACATCCCGAACGCCGCATATGCGTATACCAGTGCAAATGAACTTTCTCAGAGAATGAATGGTGCAACGTCATCCTTTTCTCTGAAGCAGCAGAATAAAGCAAGCAGGCCAGAAGACTCGCTCTTTGGCGATCTTCTTAGCATAGCCAAAATGAAGCAGAGCAAACCTGCAGCTGGTAAGGTCGGTGGCTTGTAA